A genomic stretch from Candidatus Methanosuratincola sp. includes:
- a CDS encoding ABC transporter permease, which produces MPSGLRLLVIKEIKDLLRDPKILVGIIIFPALLLPLMGAAISVSTGSTIEKAYGNLSIYVVDDDGGPLSQRLLEYFNANYVEIRQLAGPPESSLGLLSGGDVLLHIPEGFSSNITGGNWSGVVMYINFKDFSMVEFIKSGRVDQILNSFDTELVRQIVSEEVPGKDPNSLLNPIRQDYRSIVKGEAFRLSPAVLQTTVQMQTLMGPIVIMLVLILAMQIAATSIAIEKEAKTLETLLTVPVSRMSILFGKLAGSVTVALMATVANVFAFTYYIGAVLGSTGAATGDLGEAGLKLIPSPEGYLILGLSIFGALISALAIALTLGTLAQDVRGAQSIIGIVIVPVFLPAIFMMMGDLSALPQAMQILLYLIPFTYPALASQALITGNYGMSLIGLVYMAFFTLAMLYIAAKIFSSERIMTARISFKAKKAD; this is translated from the coding sequence TTGCCTAGCGGGCTCAGGCTCCTTGTAATAAAGGAGATCAAAGATCTCCTAAGGGATCCCAAGATCTTGGTAGGCATCATCATATTCCCCGCACTGCTGCTGCCGCTGATGGGTGCCGCGATAAGCGTTTCCACAGGCTCCACGATCGAAAAGGCGTACGGGAACCTCTCGATCTATGTGGTCGACGACGACGGCGGCCCCCTCTCCCAAAGGCTACTTGAGTACTTCAACGCAAACTACGTGGAGATCAGGCAGCTTGCCGGACCCCCTGAATCGAGCCTAGGGCTCCTTTCAGGCGGCGACGTCTTGCTCCACATCCCGGAAGGCTTCTCCAGCAATATCACCGGCGGCAACTGGTCAGGAGTGGTCATGTACATCAATTTTAAGGACTTCTCGATGGTAGAGTTCATAAAGTCAGGCCGTGTTGATCAGATTTTAAACAGCTTCGACACCGAGCTGGTCAGGCAGATCGTCTCGGAGGAAGTCCCAGGGAAGGACCCGAATTCCCTGCTGAACCCGATCAGGCAGGACTACAGGTCGATAGTAAAAGGCGAGGCGTTCCGGCTCAGCCCTGCCGTCCTCCAGACTACCGTCCAGATGCAGACGCTCATGGGACCGATCGTAATTATGCTTGTGCTCATACTCGCGATGCAGATCGCAGCGACATCGATAGCGATCGAGAAGGAGGCAAAGACGCTCGAGACGCTGCTGACCGTGCCCGTGAGCAGGATGAGCATACTCTTCGGAAAGCTCGCAGGATCCGTCACCGTGGCTCTGATGGCAACGGTGGCCAACGTGTTTGCCTTCACCTATTACATAGGCGCTGTTCTTGGTAGCACGGGGGCGGCGACAGGGGATCTTGGAGAGGCGGGCCTGAAGCTGATACCAAGTCCAGAGGGATACCTGATCCTCGGCCTTTCCATATTCGGAGCCCTAATTTCGGCTCTGGCAATTGCACTTACACTAGGGACGTTGGCGCAGGACGTCAGGGGTGCCCAGTCCATAATCGGCATTGTGATCGTCCCGGTCTTCCTTCCGGCCATATTCATGATGATGGGCGACCTCAGCGCCCTCCCCCAGGCAATGCAGATATTGCTCTACCTGATCCCATTCACCTACCCTGCACTTGCATCTCAAGCGCTCATAACCGGGAACTACGGGATGAGCCTAATAGGGCTGGTCTACATGGCGTTCTTTACGCTGGCTATGCTTTACATAGCAGCGAAGATCTTCAGCTCGGAGAGGATAATGACTGCAAGGATAAGTTTCAAGGCCAAGAAAGCAGACTGA
- a CDS encoding 4Fe-4S dicluster domain-containing protein, translating to MKEGDLLRLPSILGEMGYRVIVPTEGNGVTKFADFTSGARMKLDYVRTINSPRDFLLPDGEVLYRYRSTATVTSYGLKIRFPTVEGPCPVTINAEYTAPTERLAFFAIHPCHANSIRYLDRVMLSDPADPYYMARREKMFAAVLECEEGDDYCFCVPAGSWKLEGDHCDILIRRSEDGFLLQPRSEAGERVASRLDMPAEDIPFEERPPKMRGSFSIRASEVEIDRGGVEGLDSCTLCAACTVTCPTCYCSDIEDRFHLVDPSNVERVRRRMSCQRRCYSMIAGGSIFLKTKEERYRWRLKHKFPFSVKAFGIPGCVGCGNCIAFCPAGIDMRRTVGSEQNEG from the coding sequence GTGAAAGAGGGGGATCTTCTCCGTCTTCCTTCAATACTGGGCGAGATGGGATACCGCGTAATAGTCCCGACGGAGGGGAACGGCGTCACGAAATTTGCGGACTTCACCTCCGGCGCACGGATGAAACTCGACTATGTCCGAACGATCAATTCACCTAGGGATTTTTTGCTTCCAGATGGCGAGGTGCTCTACAGGTACAGGAGTACGGCAACGGTCACCTCCTACGGGCTGAAGATCAGGTTCCCAACTGTGGAGGGACCGTGTCCGGTCACCATAAACGCAGAGTACACCGCCCCGACCGAGCGTCTCGCATTCTTCGCGATCCACCCCTGCCATGCCAACTCGATCAGGTACCTGGACAGGGTAATGCTGAGCGACCCTGCAGACCCTTATTACATGGCCCGGAGGGAGAAAATGTTCGCGGCAGTGCTAGAGTGCGAGGAGGGCGACGACTACTGCTTCTGTGTCCCCGCAGGCTCCTGGAAACTGGAGGGGGACCATTGCGACATCCTCATAAGGAGATCAGAGGACGGGTTCCTGCTGCAGCCCAGGTCTGAGGCGGGAGAGAGAGTAGCATCCAGGCTCGACATGCCAGCAGAGGACATTCCTTTCGAAGAGAGGCCCCCCAAAATGAGGGGCTCGTTCAGCATCCGTGCGTCCGAGGTTGAGATAGACCGCGGCGGGGTTGAGGGATTGGATTCCTGCACCCTATGTGCAGCCTGCACGGTAACATGCCCCACGTGCTACTGTTCGGATATTGAGGACAGGTTCCACTTGGTGGATCCCTCGAATGTGGAGAGGGTGAGGAGGAGGATGTCGTGCCAGCGAAGGTGCTACAGCATGATAGCCGGCGGGAGCATCTTCCTGAAGACGAAGGAGGAGAGGTACAGGTGGAGGCTAAAGCACAAGTTCCCGTTCTCTGTAAAGGCATTTGGGATCCCTGGATGTGTCGGCTGCGGCAACTGCATCGCCTTCTGCCCGGCTGGCATAGACATGCGTAGGACTGTAGGGAGTGAGCAAAATGAAGGCTGA
- a CDS encoding MFS transporter, producing the protein MVNGLSVASNRDFRLMMMSVAVFAMTDGLTYTILQLYLKSVGFTGTNVGRFVLIQGISAALLLLPFGMMSDRMDRRKLVALGVASSSTAVLIVVTAREEPLIMLAASLFGLGSALYSPSLSALISEKVEDSDLEAAYTFQSVLVQAVYGLSAMIGWIPELLAGSGYALPDAYRISIIWLVPMGFAAVFPVLRVNKPKGRTGKGLRISRNPVIIRVTFTQILIGFGAGLSIPMLSYYLSTKFGVESGPIGTVNSIVSFLAIPFFFLAPSLAHRIGSLKAIVVPQVLSIPLMALIPLSPNFGAAAILFVSRQILMNMSSPLLTAFIMRYASPSERATTSALTAIAWRIPNSIAAQIGGSLFDYSLDLPLYATSAIYSVYITVFFILFRRMEKRSP; encoded by the coding sequence ATGGTCAACGGGCTTTCTGTGGCATCCAACAGGGACTTCCGGCTGATGATGATGTCGGTAGCAGTCTTCGCTATGACGGACGGGCTGACATACACCATACTTCAGCTGTACCTCAAGTCTGTTGGATTCACCGGGACCAACGTCGGGAGGTTCGTGCTGATCCAAGGGATCTCGGCAGCCCTGCTCTTGTTGCCCTTCGGAATGATGTCAGATAGGATGGACAGAAGGAAACTGGTCGCGCTCGGCGTTGCCTCAAGCTCTACCGCAGTACTGATCGTGGTTACTGCTCGAGAGGAGCCCCTGATCATGCTGGCCGCCTCGCTGTTTGGCCTGGGGAGCGCGTTGTACTCTCCTTCCTTAAGCGCGCTCATATCGGAGAAGGTGGAGGACAGCGACCTTGAGGCAGCATACACGTTCCAGTCGGTCCTTGTCCAGGCGGTCTACGGCTTGAGCGCAATGATCGGGTGGATACCCGAGCTCCTTGCGGGTTCGGGATACGCTCTTCCCGATGCGTACAGGATCAGCATAATCTGGCTGGTGCCGATGGGCTTTGCCGCGGTCTTCCCGGTGCTCAGGGTAAACAAGCCGAAGGGTAGGACTGGAAAGGGCCTTAGGATAAGCAGGAACCCCGTGATCATCAGGGTAACATTCACGCAGATCCTGATCGGATTCGGAGCCGGCCTCTCAATCCCGATGCTCTCATACTACCTGAGCACCAAGTTCGGGGTCGAATCGGGGCCAATAGGTACGGTCAATTCGATTGTGAGCTTCCTTGCAATACCCTTCTTCTTCCTTGCCCCCTCGCTGGCGCACAGGATCGGCTCGCTCAAGGCGATCGTTGTGCCCCAGGTTCTTTCAATACCTCTCATGGCGCTCATCCCACTCAGCCCGAACTTTGGGGCTGCTGCCATATTGTTCGTCTCCCGCCAGATACTGATGAACATGTCCTCTCCCCTGCTCACGGCGTTCATAATGAGGTACGCCAGCCCCAGCGAGAGAGCCACGACGTCCGCACTTACGGCAATCGCCTGGAGGATCCCGAACTCGATAGCCGCACAGATCGGCGGATCCCTCTTTGATTACAGTTTGGACCTCCCGCTATATGCAACATCAGCGATCTACTCCGTCTACATTACGGTCTTCTTCATCCTATTCAGGAGAATGGAGAAGAGATCGCCATGA
- a CDS encoding cytosine permease produces the protein MSYDESAIYPVEPKHRVLSFIDMTLIWAGSAIVVNVWYSGSYLAPVGWAPGLLMIIAGSAVGSAIFAAAGVIGAEKGIPSMVSVRGSFGIRGSYIMSALNYLTLIGWTAWMIYINASAADLIGQMLFGATGFSYWIMIGGAACTLLALLRAEGWKWFTRVSVTLLVVIAMIMNVAVFGEKGFGALASIPAGGMPPSIAFDLALIIPLSWAPLAADYMRFGKTVKGSFAGAFLGQGSVNAWFFVTGLACALAFGLTDPTVYVTQIGGVTFGVLALLAIWLGTITTTFLDIYSANMSLVNIFPKVKEWQGSLITGIAGTAIAFIPWMDAFVSFLYIIGAVFIPMFAVVIADYFVVSRRKYDTHELYEPKGRYWYWHGLSVPAIASCVVGIAFYFWVQSNFTEVGATMPAFAFTFLIYLLSIVIKKELKRACMRGGADSDHEI, from the coding sequence ATGAGCTACGACGAATCCGCCATCTACCCCGTTGAGCCAAAGCACAGAGTTCTCTCGTTCATAGACATGACCCTTATTTGGGCAGGGTCTGCTATAGTGGTCAATGTCTGGTACAGCGGGAGCTATCTTGCCCCGGTGGGTTGGGCGCCAGGGCTCCTGATGATCATTGCAGGATCTGCAGTGGGCAGCGCGATCTTCGCGGCAGCAGGAGTCATCGGTGCGGAGAAAGGGATCCCTTCAATGGTCTCTGTCAGGGGAAGCTTCGGGATCCGGGGCTCGTATATAATGAGCGCCCTCAATTACCTCACCCTGATAGGCTGGACTGCCTGGATGATCTACATAAATGCGTCAGCGGCTGACCTGATTGGTCAGATGCTCTTCGGGGCGACTGGATTCTCGTACTGGATAATGATAGGCGGTGCAGCATGTACGTTACTGGCGCTCTTAAGGGCAGAAGGCTGGAAGTGGTTCACCAGGGTGTCCGTTACACTACTCGTCGTCATAGCGATGATTATGAACGTGGCTGTCTTCGGCGAAAAGGGGTTTGGCGCGCTTGCTTCGATCCCGGCGGGGGGAATGCCGCCGAGCATAGCCTTTGACCTGGCACTCATAATACCACTCTCCTGGGCTCCGCTTGCTGCAGACTACATGCGATTCGGGAAGACGGTCAAGGGGTCATTTGCCGGTGCATTTTTAGGGCAAGGGTCGGTCAACGCGTGGTTCTTCGTGACCGGGCTCGCATGTGCATTGGCATTTGGGTTGACAGATCCTACCGTTTATGTGACGCAGATCGGTGGGGTCACCTTCGGAGTACTCGCTCTCTTGGCAATCTGGCTAGGCACCATAACGACCACTTTTCTGGACATCTATTCCGCGAACATGTCCCTGGTCAACATCTTCCCGAAGGTCAAGGAGTGGCAGGGGAGCCTAATCACCGGCATTGCGGGAACGGCGATCGCCTTTATACCTTGGATGGACGCTTTTGTCTCGTTCCTATACATCATTGGCGCGGTCTTCATCCCAATGTTCGCGGTGGTAATCGCGGATTACTTCGTGGTATCCAGGAGAAAGTACGACACGCATGAACTTTATGAGCCAAAAGGACGGTATTGGTACTGGCATGGGTTGAGTGTCCCGGCAATAGCCTCCTGTGTAGTAGGAATAGCTTTCTATTTCTGGGTCCAGTCCAATTTCACGGAGGTCGGCGCAACGATGCCTGCCTTCGCCTTTACCTTCCTGATCTACCTGCTCTCAATTGTAATTAAAAAAGAGCTGAAGCGAGCTTGCATGAGGGGCGGTGCAGACAGCGATCACGAAATATGA
- a CDS encoding MBL fold metallo-hydrolase, which yields MASLRVIDGLEITILCDNAVSPAARGMLGEHGFSALIRHGGEGVLFDTGQTGVPLINNMKALKLGRVEDVVLSHGHYDHSGGLPRLIESGCAPSRVITHSDAFLPRFKRVRGNLVRIGMPFDPKILEAAGVSVIASGSPQQVKDWLITTGEIGRESFERPETEFFIGRGDGIEKDSFRDDIGIVAAVEGKGLVVVTGCAHSGVINTVNHAKEITGIKEVFAVIGGFHLNDAGEEKIGMTAAALKEIGVKKVVPCHCTGLEAVCHMRVKLGESVELGCAGKRIMLQ from the coding sequence TTGGCTAGCTTGAGGGTGATCGACGGGCTGGAGATCACGATACTCTGCGACAACGCGGTCTCGCCCGCCGCAAGGGGAATGCTGGGGGAGCACGGGTTCTCCGCGCTGATCCGGCACGGTGGCGAAGGGGTACTCTTCGACACAGGGCAAACAGGGGTGCCGCTGATCAACAACATGAAGGCTTTGAAGCTTGGGAGGGTTGAGGATGTGGTTCTGAGCCACGGACACTACGACCACTCCGGGGGGCTGCCAAGGCTGATCGAGTCTGGCTGTGCGCCCTCGAGAGTCATCACGCACAGCGACGCATTCCTCCCAAGGTTCAAGAGGGTTAGGGGGAACCTGGTCAGGATAGGGATGCCCTTCGACCCAAAGATCTTGGAGGCGGCAGGGGTTTCGGTAATAGCCTCGGGATCCCCGCAGCAGGTCAAGGACTGGCTCATCACGACCGGGGAGATAGGCAGGGAGTCGTTCGAGCGCCCAGAGACCGAGTTCTTCATAGGCAGGGGGGACGGGATCGAGAAGGACAGCTTCAGGGACGACATTGGTATTGTTGCCGCGGTAGAAGGAAAGGGGCTGGTGGTCGTGACGGGCTGCGCCCACTCCGGGGTGATCAACACTGTGAACCACGCGAAAGAGATCACGGGGATCAAGGAGGTCTTCGCAGTAATAGGCGGCTTCCACCTCAACGACGCAGGAGAGGAGAAGATCGGGATGACAGCAGCGGCACTCAAGGAGATTGGGGTGAAGAAGGTGGTGCCGTGCCACTGCACAGGTCTCGAGGCAGTCTGCCACATGCGTGTGAAGCTCGGCGAATCAGTGGAGCTGGGGTGTGCTGGGAAGAGGATCATGCTGCAGTAA
- a CDS encoding ABC transporter ATP-binding protein codes for MPKIILVKDLVKDFSKRRAVNGISLEVEEGEIFGLIGPNGAGKTTTLRIIATIIKPTSGQVMVCGKDVVREASEVRRLISYLPEEAGAYQNLTGLEYLKFMASFYYGSEDEVKSALEEGMRISGLGERLKEKSSAYSKGMKRRLQLARALMVKPKLAILDEPTSGLDVTHAFQLRRLIKEYADKNRITVLLSSHNMLEVEKMCDRVAFINEGKVVEIGHPDQLISKYGAETLEEAFMRVVGFA; via the coding sequence ATGCCGAAAATAATCCTCGTCAAGGATCTCGTGAAGGATTTCTCTAAGAGGAGGGCCGTGAACGGCATATCCTTGGAGGTCGAGGAGGGTGAGATCTTCGGCCTTATCGGCCCCAACGGTGCTGGGAAGACCACAACACTCAGGATAATCGCCACGATCATAAAGCCGACCTCGGGGCAGGTGATGGTATGCGGCAAGGACGTCGTGAGGGAGGCTTCCGAGGTCAGGCGTCTGATCAGCTATCTCCCAGAGGAGGCAGGGGCGTACCAGAACCTCACCGGTCTCGAGTACCTCAAGTTCATGGCTTCTTTCTACTACGGAAGCGAGGACGAAGTGAAGTCAGCACTGGAGGAAGGAATGAGAATTTCAGGACTCGGCGAGAGGCTGAAGGAGAAATCCTCAGCTTACAGTAAGGGGATGAAGAGGAGGCTCCAGCTGGCGCGAGCGCTCATGGTGAAGCCCAAGCTCGCAATACTGGACGAGCCGACCTCCGGGCTGGATGTGACGCATGCGTTCCAGCTGAGGCGGCTGATCAAGGAATACGCGGACAAGAACAGGATCACGGTGCTGCTCTCCAGCCACAACATGCTGGAGGTCGAGAAGATGTGCGACAGGGTCGCGTTCATAAACGAGGGGAAGGTGGTCGAAATCGGCCACCCCGATCAGCTGATCTCAAAGTACGGAGCAGAAACGCTTGAGGAGGCTTTCATGAGGGTGGTCGGGTTTGCCTAG
- a CDS encoding FAD/NAD(P)-binding protein, whose translation MKADVNPYVPKSATVVAVKNESLETKTLRLRLYNWKAEFLPGQFVQLLLPGVGEAPFCIASSPSEQKHLDLTIIRRGLVTIASHYMRPGDVVGIRGPFGRPFPVSRMLGKDLLIVGTGIGIAALRSLILFIVEHREEFNEVNLLYGARFPEDLVYRDEMKSWTDKMNLMVTLSKASPEWGGLRGRVTDHLNGVVKGEGQVAILCGSPLVMRSVAGELLGRGIKTDQIFVSLERHMKCGIGKCARCIIPGGWHVCRDGPVFSLDEISLDSIGE comes from the coding sequence ATGAAGGCTGACGTGAACCCCTACGTCCCGAAGTCAGCCACGGTCGTGGCGGTCAAGAACGAGAGCCTTGAAACCAAGACACTCAGGCTTAGGCTCTACAACTGGAAGGCAGAGTTCCTGCCTGGCCAGTTCGTCCAGCTCCTCCTCCCAGGTGTGGGCGAGGCTCCGTTCTGCATAGCATCTTCTCCAAGCGAACAGAAGCACCTTGACCTAACTATAATCAGGCGCGGGCTTGTGACGATCGCCTCGCATTACATGAGGCCCGGGGACGTCGTCGGGATAAGGGGCCCGTTCGGAAGACCTTTCCCTGTCAGCCGGATGTTGGGCAAGGACCTCCTCATAGTCGGGACTGGCATAGGCATCGCGGCACTGAGGTCGCTTATACTCTTCATAGTCGAGCACAGGGAGGAATTCAACGAGGTCAACCTCCTCTACGGGGCACGCTTCCCAGAGGATCTGGTGTACAGGGACGAGATGAAGTCCTGGACCGATAAGATGAACTTGATGGTCACGCTGAGCAAGGCTTCGCCAGAATGGGGCGGGCTTAGGGGCAGGGTGACGGATCACCTGAACGGAGTTGTGAAGGGGGAAGGGCAGGTTGCCATCCTTTGCGGGTCCCCTCTTGTGATGAGGAGCGTCGCAGGCGAACTGCTCGGGAGGGGGATCAAGACAGACCAGATCTTTGTCTCGCTGGAGAGGCACATGAAGTGCGGTATAGGAAAGTGTGCGAGGTGCATTATACCAGGCGGATGGCACGTGTGCAGGGACGGGCCGGTCTTCTCGCTCGACGAGATATCACTTGATTCGATAGGTGAATAA
- a CDS encoding LysE family transporter produces the protein MDLGVFVAGIALGLSLAAPPGPINALMAAQAISSSRLNGFLIGLGAMTSDATFLMITYTLSGLLILNETTRGALSMVSFCLMLFLAYLTWRASRRIDLTPKKSVHIPYLTGLTVGLTNPFQLSWWMSAGLSLISSIGLIIIIGFFTGILIWITSFPSVLNWAGKGRPWVYRAVIYFSIGLLLAFAAWFLYNGAVLFGIVPIRL, from the coding sequence ATGGATTTAGGTGTCTTTGTTGCGGGAATCGCGCTAGGGCTGTCGTTGGCGGCTCCGCCTGGGCCGATCAACGCGCTGATGGCAGCGCAGGCTATTTCGTCGTCCCGCCTGAACGGCTTCCTTATCGGGCTAGGGGCGATGACCTCAGACGCGACGTTCCTGATGATCACCTACACGCTGAGCGGGCTGCTGATCCTAAATGAAACCACCCGCGGCGCCCTCTCGATGGTAAGCTTCTGCCTTATGCTCTTCCTCGCGTACCTCACTTGGAGGGCTTCCAGGCGGATAGACCTCACTCCTAAGAAGAGCGTGCACATACCTTATCTGACCGGGCTGACCGTGGGGCTGACCAACCCATTCCAGCTCTCCTGGTGGATGAGTGCAGGGCTCTCGCTCATTTCTAGCATCGGGCTGATAATAATAATCGGCTTCTTCACCGGCATACTGATATGGATCACGAGTTTCCCATCCGTACTGAACTGGGCAGGGAAAGGACGCCCGTGGGTCTACAGAGCCGTCATATACTTCTCGATTGGGCTGCTCCTCGCTTTCGCAGCCTGGTTCCTCTACAACGGGGCGGTGCTGTTCGGAATTGTTCCCATTAGACTCTGA